The following coding sequences are from one Cyanobium sp. AMD-g window:
- a CDS encoding cation:proton antiporter, which translates to MDMSPLLLATGGHQIEAAETLIEVGRFIVILFAARALAELMVRFRLPAILGELVAGVLIGVSGLHLILAPELGGQLNALAEGTIAALAHVGPDQVKEIYDQGFTNLQAVAKIGLLALLFLTGLESELDELMAVGGQAITVALTGVVLPFALGTFGLQFLFGVPLLPAIFAGAAMTATSIGITASVLGELKFLRTREGQTVIGAAVLDDILGIVILAVVVALAGGEGFSLGPILKLIAAAAVFVVVALFLSRTAAPPFDGLLDRLKAPGEVVVAAFLVLSLACFAAQAFGLEAALGAFAGGLILSGSRHRHAIEEAVKPLVALFATVFFVLIGSGMDLSVLNPFNAANHEGLVMAGFLLAAAVVSKVAAGWSYLSSGPTNRLAVGLGMMPRGEVGLIFLGLGTQTGVLGPSLEAAILLMVMGTTFLAPVLLRLVLADAGEGAEAVG; encoded by the coding sequence ATGGACATGTCCCCCCTGCTGCTCGCGACCGGGGGCCACCAGATCGAAGCGGCCGAGACCCTGATCGAGGTGGGCCGCTTCATCGTGATCCTGTTCGCCGCCCGGGCCCTGGCGGAGCTGATGGTGCGCTTCCGCCTGCCGGCCATCCTCGGCGAGCTGGTGGCGGGGGTGCTGATCGGCGTGTCGGGGCTGCACCTGATCCTGGCGCCGGAGCTGGGCGGCCAGCTCAACGCCCTTGCCGAGGGCACGATCGCCGCCCTGGCCCACGTGGGCCCCGACCAGGTGAAGGAGATCTACGACCAGGGCTTCACCAACCTGCAGGCGGTGGCCAAGATCGGCCTGCTGGCCCTGCTGTTCCTCACCGGCCTGGAGAGCGAACTCGACGAGCTGATGGCGGTGGGGGGCCAGGCGATCACGGTGGCGCTCACCGGGGTGGTGCTGCCCTTTGCCCTGGGCACCTTCGGCCTGCAGTTCCTGTTCGGCGTTCCCCTGCTGCCGGCGATCTTCGCCGGTGCCGCCATGACCGCCACCAGCATCGGCATCACCGCCAGCGTGCTGGGGGAGCTGAAGTTCCTGCGCACCCGGGAGGGGCAGACGGTGATCGGCGCCGCCGTGCTCGACGACATCCTCGGCATCGTGATCCTGGCCGTGGTGGTGGCCCTGGCCGGCGGCGAAGGCTTCAGCCTCGGCCCGATCCTGAAGCTGATCGCCGCGGCCGCGGTGTTCGTGGTGGTGGCCCTTTTCCTCAGCCGCACCGCCGCACCCCCCTTCGACGGGCTGCTGGACCGCCTCAAGGCCCCGGGCGAGGTGGTGGTGGCAGCCTTCCTGGTGCTGTCCCTGGCCTGCTTCGCCGCCCAGGCCTTCGGGCTGGAGGCGGCCCTGGGGGCCTTCGCCGGCGGCCTGATCCTCAGCGGCTCCCGGCACCGGCACGCGATCGAGGAGGCGGTGAAGCCCCTGGTGGCGCTGTTCGCCACGGTGTTCTTCGTGCTGATCGGCAGCGGCATGGACCTGTCGGTGCTCAACCCCTTCAACGCCGCCAACCACGAGGGGCTGGTGATGGCGGGCTTCCTGCTGGCGGCCGCCGTGGTCAGCAAGGTGGCGGCCGGCTGGAGCTACCTCAGCAGCGGGCCCACCAACCGGCTGGCGGTGGGGCTGGGGATGATGCCCCGGGGTGAGGTGGGCCTGATCTTCCTGGGGCTGGGCACCCAGACCGGGGTGCTGGGGCCGTCGCTGGAGGCGGCGATCCTGCTGATGGTCATGGGCACCACCTTCCTGGCGCCGGTGCTGCTGCGGTTGGTGCTGGCTGATGCCGGCGAGGGGGCCGAGGCGGTCGGATGA
- a CDS encoding HAD family phosphatase, whose product MTLSLRRRWFLLLLGGLVAATLLAGLAGWAGARPEDPLPSWNPGAARDGILGFVRQTTDPASSGFVPPAERIATFDQDGTLWVEQPVYPQVRFILEKVPGAVTTRQELERLAVTALSGMPLDTFKADVRQWLTTARHPRWQRPYTELTYQPMQELLRYLRANGYKTYIVTGGGQDFVRVYAEGVYGIPPEQVVGSAGATRYGYDSQGRPFLTKEPRLLLNDNDAGKPEGIQLMIGRRPIAAFGNSTGDRQMLEYTKAGDGARLAMLVLHDDARREYAYGPALGLPDTRVGRFTQALHDESRRQGWIVISMKNDWKRIFAFER is encoded by the coding sequence GTGACCCTGTCCCTCCGCCGCCGCTGGTTCCTGCTCCTGCTGGGGGGGCTGGTCGCCGCCACCCTGCTGGCCGGCCTGGCGGGCTGGGCCGGCGCCCGGCCGGAGGATCCGCTGCCTTCCTGGAATCCGGGGGCGGCCCGCGACGGCATCCTCGGCTTCGTCCGCCAGACCACCGACCCCGCCAGCTCCGGGTTCGTGCCGCCCGCCGAGCGCATCGCCACCTTCGACCAGGACGGCACCCTGTGGGTGGAGCAACCCGTTTACCCGCAGGTGCGCTTCATTCTGGAGAAGGTGCCCGGAGCGGTGACCACCCGCCAGGAGCTGGAGCGGCTGGCCGTCACCGCCCTCAGCGGCATGCCCCTGGACACCTTCAAGGCCGATGTGCGCCAGTGGCTGACCACGGCCCGCCACCCCCGCTGGCAGCGCCCCTACACCGAACTCACCTACCAGCCGATGCAGGAGCTGCTCCGCTATCTGCGCGCCAACGGCTACAAGACCTACATCGTCACCGGCGGCGGCCAGGACTTCGTGCGTGTCTATGCCGAGGGGGTGTATGGCATCCCGCCGGAGCAGGTGGTCGGCAGTGCCGGCGCCACCCGCTACGGCTACGACAGCCAGGGCCGGCCGTTCCTCACCAAGGAGCCCCGGCTGCTGCTCAACGACAATGACGCCGGCAAGCCGGAAGGCATCCAGCTGATGATCGGCCGGCGGCCCATCGCCGCCTTCGGCAACTCCACCGGCGACCGGCAGATGCTGGAGTACACCAAGGCCGGCGACGGCGCGCGTCTGGCGATGCTGGTGCTGCACGATGACGCCCGCCGCGAGTATGCCTACGGTCCGGCCCTGGGGTTGCCGGACACCCGGGTGGGCCGGTTCACCCAGGCGCTCCACGACGAATCCCGCCGGCAGGGATGGATCGTGATCAGCATGAAGAACGACTGGAAGCGGATCTTTGCGTTTGAGCGTTGA
- a CDS encoding FAD-binding domain-containing protein, whose translation MATPMAAAVTIALALEGQLRLDDQPALHRAVALARQRGARLLVLACRPQGQRLRGPHQRRLEAQALDSLHARLAAAGIPLLAFPQHTTAAALAELRTVVQPEAVQHAEESRLFASWPVAAERFPSVFSPFRRALERDPEPPLPPPDLAGLGDSWDEIPRSWLVPPAAPPAAAGAGPDPRSAFPFPGDEPTALARLQHYLFGSSGLRDYKATRNGLVGTEFSAKVSPFLGVGSLSVRRIWQEVLRYQELHGADEGSEWMQQELLWREFFLWSEQKHGDAFHAPGGLQHRPPDWVEDRERFERWTRGDAGHPLIDAQLHELLTTGYLSNRGRQWVASHFVNELRLPWIWGARFFEWALIDAHPALNTGNWAYLAGVGSDPRSFGGSPRRFDLERQVGLYDPERQHLRLWGRSALEPAAPALP comes from the coding sequence TTGGCAACACCGATGGCGGCCGCCGTCACCATCGCCCTGGCCCTGGAGGGTCAGCTGCGCCTCGATGACCAGCCCGCCCTGCACCGGGCCGTGGCGCTGGCGCGCCAGCGCGGCGCCCGTCTGCTGGTGCTGGCCTGCCGGCCGCAGGGCCAGCGTCTGCGGGGCCCCCACCAGCGGCGCCTGGAGGCCCAGGCCCTCGACTCACTCCACGCCCGCCTGGCGGCGGCGGGGATCCCCCTGCTGGCCTTTCCGCAGCACACCACGGCGGCGGCCCTCGCCGAGTTGCGCACCGTGGTGCAGCCCGAGGCGGTGCAGCACGCCGAGGAGAGCCGCCTGTTCGCCAGCTGGCCGGTGGCGGCCGAGCGCTTCCCCTCGGTGTTCAGCCCGTTCCGCCGTGCCCTGGAGCGCGACCCGGAACCACCCCTGCCCCCACCGGATCTCGCCGGCCTGGGGGACAGCTGGGACGAGATTCCCCGGTCCTGGCTGGTGCCGCCCGCTGCCCCGCCTGCGGCCGCAGGCGCCGGGCCCGACCCCCGCAGCGCCTTCCCCTTCCCCGGTGATGAACCCACGGCCCTGGCCCGGCTGCAGCACTACCTGTTCGGCTCCAGCGGGCTGCGAGACTACAAGGCCACCCGCAATGGGCTGGTGGGGACGGAGTTCTCCGCCAAGGTCTCCCCCTTCCTGGGGGTGGGCTCACTCTCGGTGCGGCGGATCTGGCAGGAGGTTCTCCGCTACCAGGAGCTCCACGGTGCCGACGAAGGCTCGGAATGGATGCAGCAGGAACTGCTCTGGCGGGAGTTCTTCCTCTGGTCGGAGCAGAAGCACGGCGACGCCTTCCATGCCCCCGGCGGCCTCCAGCACCGCCCACCCGACTGGGTGGAGGACCGGGAGCGCTTCGAGCGATGGACCCGCGGCGACGCCGGCCATCCCCTGATCGATGCCCAGCTCCACGAACTGCTCACCACCGGCTACCTCTCCAACCGCGGCCGCCAGTGGGTGGCCTCCCACTTCGTCAACGAGCTGCGGCTGCCCTGGATCTGGGGCGCCCGCTTCTTCGAGTGGGCCCTGATCGATGCCCATCCGGCCCTGAACACCGGCAACTGGGCCTACCTGGCCGGTGTCGGCTCCGACCCGCGCAGCTTCGGCGGCAGCCCCCGCCGCTTCGATCTGGAACGCCAGGTGGGCCTCTACGACCCCGAGCGGCAACACCTTCGCCTCTGGGGCCGATCGGCCCTGGAGCCGGCCGCACCAGCGTTGCCATGA
- the ygiD gene encoding 4,5-DOPA dioxygenase extradiol, whose translation MIQAPTPALFIGHGSPMNAIEANRFTRAWAERFAALPCPQTILCVSAHWETDGAKVTAMERPRTIHDFRGFPAELFAIDYPAPGSPALAERLQQLVPEISLDHTWGLDHGAWSVLRPMRPAADLPVLQLSLDRRRSPREHLELARRLRPLRQEGVLVLGSGNLVHNLGRILWEDRAHGWAEAFDQLLAERIISGSLEDLLDPLALSPDAGLSLPSLEHYLPLLYVLGVRDPGEPLAFFNAEVTLGAIAMRSFQVGGVGGSGVP comes from the coding sequence GTGATCCAGGCCCCCACCCCCGCCCTGTTCATCGGCCATGGCAGCCCGATGAACGCGATCGAAGCCAACCGCTTCACCCGCGCCTGGGCCGAGCGCTTCGCCGCCCTGCCGTGCCCGCAGACGATCCTCTGCGTCTCGGCCCACTGGGAAACCGACGGCGCCAAGGTCACGGCGATGGAGCGGCCGCGCACGATCCACGACTTCCGCGGCTTCCCTGCCGAGCTCTTCGCGATCGACTACCCCGCGCCCGGATCCCCGGCGCTGGCGGAACGCCTGCAGCAGCTGGTCCCGGAGATCAGCCTCGACCACACCTGGGGCCTCGACCACGGGGCCTGGTCGGTGCTGCGGCCCATGCGGCCGGCGGCCGATCTGCCCGTGCTGCAGCTCAGCCTCGACCGGCGCCGCAGCCCCCGCGAGCACCTGGAGCTGGCCCGGCGCCTGCGGCCCCTGCGCCAGGAGGGTGTGCTGGTGCTGGGCAGCGGCAACCTCGTCCACAACCTGGGCCGGATCCTCTGGGAGGACAGGGCCCACGGCTGGGCCGAGGCCTTCGATCAGCTGCTGGCCGAGCGGATCATCTCCGGCTCCCTGGAGGACCTGCTCGATCCCCTCGCCCTCAGCCCCGATGCCGGCCTCAGCCTGCCGTCGCTGGAGCACTACCTGCCGCTGCTGTACGTGCTGGGGGTGCGGGATCCCGGCGAGCCCCTGGCTTTTTTCAACGCCGAGGTGACCCTCGGCGCCATCGCGATGCGCTCGTTTCAGGTTGGCGGTGTTGGCGGCAGCGGCGTTCCATGA